The following are encoded together in the Bacillus sp. V2I10 genome:
- a CDS encoding (2Fe-2S)-binding protein, with the protein MDKTTIICRCEEISYEEVEEAIGHGARTFDDVKRLTRCGMGPCQAKICTNLVANVIHEQTGRPFHEIPIPRMRMPLSPIKLETLATNSTSFSAVKSVLDEVELEDGKVR; encoded by the coding sequence TTGGATAAAACAACAATCATTTGTCGATGTGAAGAAATAAGCTATGAGGAAGTTGAGGAAGCCATTGGACATGGAGCAAGAACCTTTGATGATGTTAAAAGACTGACCCGGTGCGGCATGGGTCCATGTCAGGCGAAAATATGCACAAACCTTGTTGCAAATGTGATTCATGAACAAACAGGCAGGCCATTTCATGAGATTCCTATACCTCGGATGCGGATGCCCCTATCCCCCATAAAGCTTGAAACATTAGCGACTAACAGCACATCGTTTTCCGCAGTGAAATCTGTTTTAGATGAGGTGGAATTAGAGGATGGGAAGGTGAGATAA
- a CDS encoding FAD-binding oxidoreductase, producing MSAEVIVIGGGVVGSSITYHLARDGISVKQLEKGSIANQGAASRASAGGIRLNNRDPRELSLAKASILRWESLEEELEADLEYLPTGQIMLFDHRYSIEDLYDQIKEDQKYGIVSRIVERDGLKDLIPFISPLISKGIFYPSGGQANVLLTTIAFSSAARRLGAEIITGIEVHSIAKQNNAVTGVNTSSGFMPCNTVINAAGVWAPKLHETLGLSLPQIKPFCHQMSATFAAPLILPGPTISAKGTKISLKQTIDGRIRAGGGYSTKPGPNKYTGLFNEESLKEQRNTVLSIIPAIKDYEVDFTYYGAEAHCIDDIPILGPIPEITGYLLATGFSGHGFTISPAVGQVLSEIAQKKTPAISIDELSIIRSFDTEKLKDNAIRHIPG from the coding sequence ATGTCGGCAGAAGTTATCGTTATAGGCGGCGGTGTCGTTGGCTCATCCATTACGTATCACTTAGCCCGTGATGGTATAAGCGTTAAGCAATTAGAAAAGGGCAGCATTGCTAATCAAGGTGCTGCTTCTAGGGCATCTGCAGGTGGAATTAGATTAAACAATCGTGATCCAAGAGAATTATCATTGGCAAAAGCGAGTATCCTTAGGTGGGAATCACTTGAAGAAGAGCTTGAAGCTGATTTAGAATATTTGCCGACAGGTCAAATCATGTTATTTGATCATCGCTATAGTATAGAGGATCTTTATGATCAGATAAAGGAAGATCAAAAATATGGGATTGTCTCTCGAATTGTTGAACGGGACGGTTTAAAAGATTTAATTCCGTTCATTTCTCCTTTAATTTCAAAGGGGATTTTTTATCCAAGCGGCGGTCAAGCAAACGTGTTACTTACGACAATTGCGTTTTCATCAGCAGCACGACGTTTAGGCGCAGAAATAATAACTGGCATTGAAGTACACTCGATTGCGAAACAGAATAATGCAGTTACAGGCGTGAACACTAGTTCTGGCTTTATGCCATGTAATACGGTCATTAATGCAGCTGGGGTATGGGCGCCAAAATTGCATGAGACTTTAGGTCTCTCCCTTCCACAAATAAAGCCTTTCTGTCATCAGATGTCTGCAACATTTGCTGCTCCTTTAATATTACCGGGTCCCACGATTAGTGCAAAAGGGACGAAAATATCCCTTAAGCAAACGATAGATGGACGAATAAGAGCTGGTGGAGGTTATTCTACTAAGCCTGGACCAAACAAATACACTGGTTTATTCAATGAAGAAAGTCTTAAAGAACAACGAAATACTGTTTTATCCATTATTCCAGCCATTAAAGATTATGAAGTAGATTTTACATACTACGGTGCAGAAGCTCACTGCATTGATGATATTCCAATTTTAGGTCCAATCCCTGAAATTACAGGATATTTATTAGCAACTGGATTTAGCGGTCATGGATTTACAATTTCCCCTGCTGTTGGGCAAGTCTTGTCAGAAATTGCCCAAAAGAAAACACCTGCGATTTCCATTGATGAACTCTCTATCATTCGGTCATTTGATACAGAAAAATTAAAGGATAATGCAATTCGTCACATCCCAGGATGA
- a CDS encoding ABC transporter permease: MRKKKLPKFLFNFVCFIVYVFLLAPIVVVLMSSLTTTEYIVFPPKGLTLKWYVELVEHPEFMQSLVLSIIVAVGTSIIATAIGTLASIAVARRQFKGKTAIVQLVGSPLLIPSVVFGVALLQFYSWIGLAASPLALIIGHIILTVPFVMRLVVASLAGFDRSIEQAAMNLGAGHFKVFFQITLPVIKSGVIAGAIFAFITSFDDLTVALFIVSTDVVTLPVRIYTYMQYQYDPIITSVSSIMILLTIVLMLVIERVLGVGKVFASKKQ, encoded by the coding sequence ATGAGGAAAAAGAAACTGCCAAAATTTCTATTTAATTTTGTTTGTTTCATAGTATATGTCTTTTTACTTGCACCTATTGTCGTGGTATTAATGTCTTCGTTAACAACCACTGAATATATTGTTTTTCCGCCGAAAGGATTAACACTCAAGTGGTATGTTGAGCTTGTCGAACATCCCGAATTTATGCAATCTTTGGTGCTGAGTATAATTGTGGCAGTTGGCACTTCAATTATCGCAACTGCAATCGGTACGCTGGCATCCATCGCTGTTGCCCGGCGTCAATTTAAAGGGAAAACAGCCATTGTCCAATTAGTTGGATCACCTCTCTTAATACCATCCGTCGTATTTGGAGTGGCCCTTCTCCAGTTTTATTCTTGGATAGGTTTGGCCGCAAGTCCTCTTGCTTTAATAATAGGACATATTATTCTAACAGTACCTTTCGTTATGCGGTTAGTTGTTGCAAGTTTGGCAGGCTTTGATCGCTCCATAGAACAAGCTGCCATGAATTTAGGGGCAGGGCATTTTAAAGTGTTTTTTCAAATTACTCTTCCTGTTATTAAATCCGGGGTAATCGCAGGTGCCATCTTTGCATTTATCACTTCATTTGATGATTTAACAGTAGCGTTATTTATTGTAAGTACCGATGTCGTTACGCTGCCGGTTCGAATCTATACTTACATGCAATACCAATATGATCCAATCATCACATCTGTATCAAGTATTATGATTTTATTAACCATCGTGCTAATGCTTGTCATTGAAAGGGTTTTAGGTGTAGGAAAGGTCTTTGCATCGAAAAAACAATAA
- a CDS encoding NAD(P)/FAD-dependent oxidoreductase: METDVLIIGAGPAGLAAAYETASKGIDVTIVDESISAGGQLIQQTQIIQSLPSSYHPMRGFELAEKLKEHLKEFPIRYLFEHRVIGLYADGSVGITDEQNVFPVKAKKIIVATGAAESAVPFPKWTLPGVITIGAAQTLINRDFVLPGKEAVIVGSSDFAMEVALQLLEAGVNIRGIVESQPQVTARDKEKIEQVERCGVPFYLTSSIKEARGNGQLEEIEIQLQDGILTEKIDLACIDGGRTPILDSFYQLGCSFSYQEKLGGWIPQYNKRFQTDREDVFLAGNAAGISSQGVLLVTGMIAGVSVCEALQAISKEVAEEIRLSLWEELELLETKLNTEILQERNQHIENFANPMLKDQFIS; the protein is encoded by the coding sequence ATGGAGACTGATGTTCTCATCATCGGAGCCGGACCTGCAGGCCTTGCAGCCGCATACGAAACGGCATCAAAAGGTATTGATGTAACCATCGTAGATGAATCCATTTCAGCAGGAGGACAGCTAATCCAGCAAACGCAAATCATACAATCATTGCCCTCCTCTTATCATCCAATGCGGGGTTTTGAATTGGCTGAAAAATTAAAAGAACATTTAAAGGAATTTCCTATTCGTTATTTATTCGAACATAGGGTGATTGGCTTATATGCAGATGGAAGTGTTGGTATTACGGATGAACAGAATGTTTTTCCAGTGAAAGCAAAGAAAATAATCGTTGCTACTGGAGCAGCTGAAAGCGCCGTTCCTTTTCCGAAATGGACCCTTCCAGGGGTAATAACTATTGGTGCAGCTCAAACCTTAATCAACCGGGACTTTGTTCTGCCCGGCAAGGAAGCGGTCATTGTTGGTTCAAGTGACTTTGCGATGGAAGTTGCTCTTCAGCTCTTAGAAGCAGGCGTGAACATTAGGGGAATTGTTGAAAGTCAGCCTCAGGTTACTGCCAGAGACAAGGAAAAAATAGAGCAAGTGGAAAGATGCGGAGTTCCATTTTATTTAACCTCTTCTATAAAAGAAGCGAGAGGAAATGGGCAGCTTGAAGAAATTGAGATTCAGCTCCAGGATGGAATTTTAACAGAAAAGATCGATTTGGCTTGTATCGATGGCGGGAGAACGCCGATTCTTGATTCTTTTTATCAATTAGGATGTTCGTTCAGTTATCAGGAAAAGCTTGGCGGCTGGATCCCGCAATATAATAAACGTTTCCAAACAGATCGCGAAGATGTTTTTTTAGCCGGAAATGCAGCAGGTATCAGCTCACAAGGAGTACTGCTAGTAACCGGTATGATAGCTGGTGTCAGTGTATGTGAAGCCTTACAGGCAATAAGCAAAGAGGTTGCTGAGGAAATAAGGCTTTCCCTTTGGGAAGAGTTAGAGCTACTCGAAACAAAACTAAATACGGAAATCTTGCAGGAAAGAAATCAGCATATTGAAAATTTTGCAAACCCTATGCTTAAAGATCAATTTATCTCATAG
- a CDS encoding ABC transporter permease, protein MQTPIGMEQDILLKQKKKNITRKRLDTWLLLVPTLGIFIFFFLLPLFFLFITSFKTFDAGSGIGSEWTFQNYIKFISDPFYLGVVWRTVKIALLTTLASIIISYPVAFQISRASGRIKNYLTLLVLSPLLISMVIRCYGWVILLSNNGVVNNTLINLGWIDQPLTLLYTELSVIIGMVHVLLPYMVLSIMGSLERIDPSVIRASQNLGASSFRTFFSVLLPLTLPGIFAGSVMVFSLSVSSFVTPAILGGPQVKVMSYLTYEQVAVMLNWPYGASIGFLLIIIATITIIAYSKILASSEKGVAIQ, encoded by the coding sequence ATGCAAACCCCTATCGGAATGGAACAAGATATATTACTAAAACAGAAGAAAAAGAATATAACCAGGAAACGCCTTGATACGTGGCTATTATTGGTTCCTACTCTTGGAATCTTCATCTTTTTCTTTTTACTTCCTTTATTTTTCCTTTTTATCACCAGTTTTAAGACGTTCGATGCCGGCAGTGGTATTGGAAGTGAATGGACCTTCCAAAATTATATCAAATTCATTTCGGACCCTTTTTACTTAGGCGTCGTTTGGAGAACAGTAAAAATCGCTTTGCTGACAACATTGGCTTCAATCATCATTTCTTACCCCGTGGCATTTCAAATTTCAAGAGCAAGTGGAAGAATAAAAAATTATTTAACATTGCTTGTACTATCACCACTGTTGATTAGTATGGTCATCCGCTGCTATGGCTGGGTTATTTTACTATCAAATAACGGTGTGGTGAATAATACGTTGATAAATCTGGGTTGGATTGACCAGCCTTTAACTTTACTGTATACGGAGTTAAGTGTGATTATCGGAATGGTACACGTGTTATTGCCATATATGGTGTTAAGTATCATGGGTTCGCTTGAAAGAATCGATCCATCCGTTATAAGAGCCTCACAAAATCTTGGGGCAAGCTCATTTAGAACATTCTTTTCGGTTTTACTGCCTTTAACATTACCTGGAATTTTTGCCGGATCTGTTATGGTATTCAGTTTAAGCGTAAGTTCATTTGTTACACCTGCTATCCTTGGCGGTCCACAGGTGAAAGTAATGTCCTATTTAACATATGAGCAGGTTGCCGTTATGCTGAACTGGCCATATGGAGCATCAATTGGCTTCCTATTAATCATTATTGCGACGATTACGATCATCGCTTATAGCAAAATTCTTGCCAGTTCGGAAAAAGGAGTGGCAATTCAATGA
- a CDS encoding DUF1904 family protein has protein sequence MPHLIFRGISVEQIKTISKSLVQELAELCTCGTDNFTLEILQSTFVFDQNEVPGYPFVEVKWFERGQDIQDQFAKAVTRNVHSLGIPEVEVAFTAFLESAYYSNGKSFAEE, from the coding sequence ATGCCCCACTTAATTTTCAGAGGGATTTCAGTTGAGCAGATCAAAACTATAAGTAAATCATTAGTACAGGAGCTAGCTGAACTCTGTACTTGCGGGACTGATAACTTTACTCTAGAAATATTACAATCTACTTTCGTGTTCGATCAAAATGAAGTTCCTGGATATCCTTTTGTTGAGGTGAAATGGTTTGAACGCGGCCAAGACATCCAGGATCAATTTGCCAAAGCTGTGACCAGAAATGTTCATTCTCTTGGTATACCAGAAGTAGAAGTTGCATTTACTGCATTTTTAGAGTCTGCTTATTATTCTAACGGAAAGAGTTTCGCCGAAGAGTAA
- a CDS encoding FAD-binding oxidoreductase has product METRYETVVIGGGVVGNGIAFHLSERYKEGILVLDKKYPMSGTSGSTQAWVWVHNKTPSWYAEFNMYSAELYPYLSKKIGDVEYKRTGGLSPFFNEKDREKALQLAESYRKIGIKIKVLSREEVLEKEPSINPEVAGATYSSIDGNVNPFRLIDMYMRAARKNGVNYSTYNKVKDIQKQEEKYIVVSDKETYVCKNLILAGGTWSKELGSMLGINIPVNQLRGQILVSEPLKPFLNYTISGLRQANNGEVLMGYSMEEADFDRSTTLDVIQETANMAVHYVPSLKKAKVVRAFSGIRAMPEDGFPIIGKVPGIENLYVAATHSGVTLSPLIGTLITELILDGETSIPIDRYSISRFG; this is encoded by the coding sequence ATGGAAACACGTTACGAAACAGTTGTTATTGGCGGAGGAGTCGTTGGGAATGGAATTGCCTTTCACCTTTCTGAACGCTATAAGGAAGGGATACTAGTTCTTGATAAGAAATATCCAATGTCAGGAACATCAGGATCTACCCAAGCCTGGGTGTGGGTTCATAATAAAACCCCTTCCTGGTATGCCGAGTTTAATATGTACAGTGCTGAACTCTATCCCTACTTATCTAAAAAAATTGGAGATGTTGAATATAAACGGACAGGCGGCCTATCTCCATTTTTCAATGAGAAAGACCGGGAAAAAGCATTGCAGCTTGCAGAATCATACCGGAAGATTGGCATTAAAATTAAAGTCCTATCAAGAGAAGAAGTACTGGAGAAGGAGCCCTCAATCAATCCTGAGGTCGCAGGAGCGACTTATAGTTCGATCGACGGAAACGTCAATCCATTTCGATTGATAGACATGTATATGAGAGCTGCAAGGAAAAATGGTGTTAATTACTCTACTTATAACAAAGTAAAAGACATACAAAAGCAAGAAGAAAAATACATTGTTGTTTCAGACAAGGAAACCTATGTATGTAAAAACCTCATTCTCGCTGGCGGAACTTGGTCAAAGGAGCTGGGAAGTATGCTCGGAATCAATATTCCTGTGAATCAGTTAAGAGGGCAAATTCTTGTTTCGGAACCTTTAAAACCATTCCTGAATTATACGATAAGCGGTCTAAGACAGGCAAATAATGGTGAAGTATTAATGGGGTATTCAATGGAGGAGGCAGACTTTGACCGCTCAACAACTCTTGATGTCATTCAGGAAACAGCCAATATGGCTGTTCACTATGTACCTTCATTAAAAAAAGCAAAAGTTGTACGTGCCTTTTCAGGAATTCGTGCCATGCCAGAGGATGGTTTCCCGATTATTGGAAAAGTACCTGGTATTGAAAATCTTTATGTTGCAGCTACACACAGCGGTGTAACACTATCTCCTCTAATTGGAACGCTAATAACTGAATTAATTTTGGATGGAGAAACGTCTATTCCGATTGATCGGTATTCGATTAGCAGATTTGGGTGA
- a CDS encoding (2Fe-2S)-binding protein, producing MHIENHPVLGKQLTKPITIYFNNKEFKAYKQQTVAAALIANGVKKFGLSRNLIQARGLFCSRGRCCSCYMTVNGEEHVRTCLKRVEEGMEIYPNLEDPEVRCDDHGD from the coding sequence ATGCATATTGAAAATCATCCCGTATTAGGGAAACAACTGACAAAGCCTATAACGATCTATTTTAATAATAAAGAATTTAAGGCATATAAACAGCAGACGGTTGCAGCAGCCTTAATAGCTAATGGAGTAAAAAAATTCGGTCTAAGCCGAAACCTAATCCAAGCAAGAGGCCTTTTTTGTTCCCGGGGCAGATGCTGCAGCTGCTATATGACTGTGAATGGAGAGGAACATGTACGCACTTGCTTAAAAAGGGTTGAAGAAGGAATGGAAATATATCCAAATCTAGAGGACCCAGAGGTAAGGTGTGATGACCATGGAGACTGA